The window GACCTCTTCTCCATTGTAGAAGAGTTTGAATGTAGGGTATGAATGGATATCAACTTTGTTACACACTGGCTTATCTGTACCACAATCAACTTGTCCCACCTCTATCTCATCCTCCCCTTCCATTGTTTTCCCTAAATCATCCCAAAGTGTTCCCAGGTTCTTGCTGAAAAAAGGTTTCAGAATTAGTAAAACAGAAGAACCTTGCAAGGAAAATATAGCAATGAACATATCAATGACTAAAATTCTGATGTATATGAATAGAACGCAAAGGTAAAACAGACATCATCCTCTCCATTAATTATGTCACTCACTTAATAATATAACGACTTTATATCATAGCAATATGCCTGAACTTGCAGTGAAGAGGCAAGCCACATTCATGCATTACAGGTTTCACAGAGCACCAAGGCACCTTTAGCAATATAAATCTGGAAACTCTAGAAAACCCTTCATGGATCAAGTGGGATGAAGGTTCATATGTGGAGAACAAATGATGTCATTATGCCATGTTGTTTTGAGTGTGGAGTGTGGAATATTATGAAGGTGTGGGAAGATTTTGATGGTAACATCTCTTTAGAGTTGGAGATGGGAGTAGGGAAAACTTTTGGAGCCATAAATGGTGTGGGTACTTGTGTTAAAGAATGAGTTTCCATGTATGCATTGGTGTCCAGAAAATCAGGAGATGTCTAGGGGGAGGGACGTTTTGAGATTTGAGTTACAGGAGGGATTTCCAAGATTAGGAGATGAATGAGTTTTAAAGTTTGCTTGCTTTACTTCATTAGCATGGTGAGCCAGCTGATAGATCTGATGCTTTGAGATGAGAGTTGGGAAATAACAAAGTTTTCTACCTTACCTAtcaaaaaagaataacaataacaaaGTTTTTCACTGTGAAGGCTTCTTATGAAAAGCTTTTGGTTAGGGAGGAGGATTGTTCTCCATGGAACTCGATTTGGATCCCTATGGTTCCAAGGAAGGTATTTATCACGTAGTCAGCGCTACAAGAGGGGCGATTTTGACAGCGGAAAACGTAAACCTTAGGAAATGTAAAGTTGCTTGCATTAATTGGTTTTACTTATGCAAGGAAGTGGGTGAGAATGTGGATCACCTTCTGCTACGTTATAGTCTAGACAAAAGAAAGTGCGCAACATGCTAATAATGGTAATTAGCATGTATATAAAACATGCTCCAGATTTTCCTTCATTTGACCAAAAATAGTTAGATGTCACCTAGCACTCCACAGAGCAGCGATAAGTGTATTACCAAGAGGATTCTTCATATGTGCATTGCTAACAAAAGAATGTTCGACGCTGGTTAACGTGGAGACAGCAACTATGGCTTGGAACCATGTTACAAGCATCCCTTTCAAAGATTTTTGCCCTAATTGGTTTATCATTTTGATCCTGATAGTAGACTTACGTAGCAATAAACACTAAGTTGCACTTGTCTTTTCAGGAGAAAAACATTTCGCCCTAGTTTCCAAATGGTTATAATTGCTTActcccaattcatgattttataagGAAGCAGATGCTGCTGACATTCGATAATTTAGTCATCCCTGTATATTCCAGACAAATCCACCATTTATACAGAAGGACAAGATGAGATACTAACGCAGACTAGTTTTGAAAGACTTACCAGTGCTTACACCATGGAACACAAAATTTGACAAACCATGCCGTGTCCTTCTCGTTTATCTAAATGAAATCCAAAAGAACAACATGAGTATGGTATGGAAGCCACTCAAGGAATTGCAAAAAGACAACATCTACAAACTCAATAGTGCAAGTATTATTTGGTTCGACGTTGACCACAAATTGATGGTAAAACAAATCATAAGAAAACATAAAGAGAACTTAAATATTTTACTAAACACGTCAACTGCTTACCTATTAAACCAGTCTCAGTACTTGAGGGTCGTTTGGTtcagaaaaaaattatgcagaatCAGTATTGCAGATTTTAATAATGTGGGGATGGTAATACAAGGATTAGTAATATATGGATTGTAATGTTGAGATTATTTTTGTTGTATGTTTGATTTGTTTCAAATATGCAATGTGTAATCTAAAGTATGTTTTTACTTTATAAATAAGCTAAAAGTTTATTTACTTTAAACTAGGCAATGTGTAATTGGAGTTGCTTCTGAATGTCCAGACAATCATGTTTGTTATAGAATCAATCATCGGCCAATGTTTTGTTTTTTGGTATACAAGGGAAAACCTGAGGCTTTTTTGTCTCTTTAGTTGTTTCAATCACCTTATTCTTATTCCATGTTTCATCCGCATAACTTATGAAGGTATTATTTATGGCAACATAAATAAAGAAAGCAAATATGGTATAACTAATAAGAAATAAGCAACCAAACGGTGTATAATTTAAGGCCAAATACATAAGTAGACTCCTAAACTTGGTCGACACTTACATTTTGAAACCTGAACTAGGAGTAGTATCTATTTAGCGTAAGTGGAACATCTCTTTTCTTTCGTTTCCTCCTACTCTCTCGCCCACCACCATCTACCACATTCCTCTTCTATCCCTCCACCATTGCCGTAACCGAAGGAATGCCACTACTAAAATTTCCCTTTTTttacaaaaagtttaaataattCACTTTCTTCTTCATTCTCAGCCTATTAAATAATCTAGAAACCACCAAAAACCAAATCTAACCCCACGACATCAAATTCTTCCAAGAAAGCATCTCATGGTTATTCTAATATTCAAATCCTGAAATGATTCCATCTAAACTTCTAAAACATTCTCCATTGGTTTTCCTATTTCTAGCTTCATTCATCATTATTCAATCATCCTCTGAACTCACAAACGTTGTGGTTGTGCCAACTAGAAATTTCAAGACCCATCTGGGGTTTACTCACAACAACTAAACACCCTTTTTGACAGCTTGGTTTCTCAATCTATAGCAGCTAGAATTCAGCTTAATGGGTGTTACTTGCACTACGAGGTGATTGGGTATCAGAAAATGGGGACTTGACTAGCGATGGGTTTGGGACAGTGACAGGTAGGGGGGACGACGAGGCGTTTAGGGCGGTGGCACGTAGGGATGACAACGCATTTGGGAAAGTGGCACGTAAGGGACGACAAGGAGTTGGGGATGGctggtttttcttctttttattcctTTAGTTGACATGTCGTTCTCATTCGCGTTGTTTTGCATGCCATAGCATGTCATATTCATGCACCACACATAATTTAGAATTATCAAATTTGCATTCAAAAGGTACATTTTCTACAACATAAAGTGTTTAATAGCTACTAACTGTAGTTCAAGTGTCAAAATGGAAGAATTAGACAAGTTTGCATTGTGAGAGCACTTGCACCCAAAATGATCCGTAACAGGTACCGATAGGGACCTcgaactctccaaaaatgttttTGTACCCATGTCGTATACGTAAAAATATACTACTTACAGGCCGATCCGACACACACCTGtttacatttttgaagagttcgagcaaatATAGAGTACGAAAACACTCATTTCTTACTTTggcaaaaataaccaaaagacaCCGAGCAAACCATCAAATTAACCAGGTCAAATATAGATATCATCACTTGATTACTAATGAAATATCATCTTGAAAACAAATACAACAGCAAAATAAGAGCAATAATTAATTGAAAAGTCAAACATACATGTTACAGATtatctaaatactaaaactttTCTGAACGGCAAAGTTAATATCTGATctaaaaacaacaaactaaatgCTATGTTGCTTGAAATCTTCAAAATGTTGACGGGGTGCATGCCAAATTCTACAAAAGTTGTCTAATTTAGGAGAATCCCGCACACACAGATATGGCAGTATTTTTGAAGAATCGGAGCTTTCACACACCTCAGACTAAATCCATGAGATACCTACCACCTCCCACTCACAACCGATAGATATCACACCTCGACTAAGACTAAATCCATGGGATACCTACCACCTCCCACCCACAACCAACAGATATCACACCTCGACTAACACTAAATCCATGGCATACCTACCACCTCCCACCCACAACCAACAGCTATCACACCTCGACTACATCCACAGGATCAGTGGCGGACCCAGGATTTAAGTAGAGCGGGTGCTTGCtacagtaaaaaaataaaaaattacctcaaCTAGGTTTGAACCCGACCACACCTACCAATGGAGGATCAACCTAAATGCCAGTGCACCTAATCAATTTCTtgtttagtgggtgcttttatataatttatacccattttcatatattttttatataattatacctattccgcgtcgagtttagtgggtgccggagcacccaAAATTTATGTGTCGGTCCGCCCATGCACAGGATACGTGCAAACTCCTAGAGTTACCTGCTATACATATGAAATCAGGTAACTCTGTTCACAAAAGTTAGGAACCAGGAGAAGCTagaagaatcacctagtgttgTTTCTTTTTATCTCAGATAATTTAAAAGTAGCATATTCACAGTATTTTTCAAGAGTCGGGGCAACATACATACACACTAAAAACAATTAAATCAGACTAAAAATAGTACTAACAAAAGCAACGAAAAAAGTAAGTGTATTATTTACCTTATCATTAAACGTATCGCCTGTAAGGGTAATCACTTCAGCTTTACCGATGTACATCGAACTCAACAGAAAGATACAACACAATAAGATTAACGAATAGAGTTTCATTGCAGCCCAAATTTTTTATTCTAATGAAAAATTGCTCAGATTTGGATGCCTAAATCGAATTGAAGAAGATGGGGAATTGAAAGGAGAAAAGGGCAGAAGAAGGAAAGAGAAGGTGTGTTTGTGAATATATACGTAAAAGaagttatggactattttgtccttttatttaaaaaagaaaagaggaagTACTTTAACTAGTGTTCAGTTCAGTCAACCAGAAGTTCAATTGTATGTATAGTAAATACTAAGACAgcatatgctaaaataaaaaaaatactaaaaatctgatatgtgtataaataacataaataacatTACACTCtctcctatttttttaattactttactctctccctattaatatatataacataaccgacatatacatagcattctgtgtatatattgggatttttgtaatatgtttaggaagttgagattttttgtaatattaaaaacataaattgtgtatttgtgtaatttttagtaaaaaaaaaaacaggaaaAAGAGCACACTCTATGGCCTTTTCAGAAAATAATAGCTCAAGTTTGTGCATTTGGACATATAATGTCTTAGTCGGAtaaacaaatgtcattttatggccATTTCCTAATCTTTTCCAATTTAGGTCATTTTGGTTCACGTACTCCATATACAATATtaatacagtctatatacaatactgatacaatattcaacttgaacaattcgacccttttaaaaatattttaattttttggggaaaaatgaCACTCTATGACCTTTTTAGTAAATAACAGCTAAGTTTGGGCATTTGGACATATAATGTCCAGTCAGGTAAACAAATGTCATTATATGGCCATTTCCTAATCTTTCTCAATTTAGATCATTTTGGTCCACGTAATtcatatacagtccatatacaatgctgatacagtctatatacaatattgatacaatattcaacttaggtaattcggcccttttaaaaacatttcaatgtttttactataaattttttaattgatcaaatattctacttttttttattgtttagaaataataattaaattatattaaaacaatataattattaaatagaatatgtatctatataagatatatgtataaaaattatatagttctatcaaatgtatatgtacataatatatataaaaaatatatagagagtgtataaaaattatataattgttgtataaaacgtgtaaaaaaaaatgtaaagttgttatataaattgtgtatcaaaactgtataattttcatatagaatatttatatgtataagatttgtatagaaactgtataaaaggtgcgtagaaacggtatagaacaagtcAATAAATTGAAATAgctaaaaagtaaaatttaaatttcatggccattttcatggaaatagtttaatttgaagtatcGTTTCAGTCCTTCCCCAAAAGAAATACATAGTACAGAAACCTCTAAATCTACTCTCCCTTTCTTTTCTCCTCCACTACTTTTGTCTTCTTCATCAGTGTCAAGGGTGACTCAAGGATAAGGCTAGTAAAGCGGCTATTTTAGGTCCCAAAAATTTTGAGGccccaaaaaatttaatataaattttatgattttaatttcacttcaaatcatattaaaaattggaaaattaaaaggtataaaatttaaattaatgaaaaaagaaagaactatctattcttttaaaaatattctagaacttcttatcaaattttgatattaataaataaagtttttacaataatattcaaggtaatttattgcaaacaaatgactgatatcttattaattaaaattggtctttacttttataaataatcttattaattaaaattagtctttacttttataaataataatattactatgttGTAACAATACTATACTAAAAAGTAGTACGTAAGAATAAAAAACTGactctaaattattgataatacttttgttatgtgcatatatttataaatttagctttaagccactaattttattgagacgacCGCTCACATATGGGCTGTTTTTTCTAAATTTAGTAGACAAAATGTCTACTACTTTGTTTATTGGCACGTTGTATATTTTGAAAGCTGAAATCTTCGCTTCGAAATCAATGCCGCCACGATACTGTAGAGATAAGAAACACTTTCAGACagaactttaaaaagaaaaaagaaaaaaatcaaaaaattctttaCCTTATCGTATATGTCCGTGAGTGTACTGTTTAGTATCTCTTTCATGTGTTTTTCCAGTGTCTTGTTGCTCTTAAGACATAATATTTGCTGCGAAAATCAGATTTAACAGATGCATAACAGGTTGTTTGAATGGTTGTTTTCTGTGGTATGGTATGGTTTTCAAGAAaaaccatgtttgttttgattgttttttaaaggccaaacccatcgataaACAttcaaacttgttgccaaaattcatTTAGACCCCTAAATTAATACCtgttcctatcagacccctaaccCCCCGAATTTTGTTTCAATTAGACATTTTTTGCCTATGTTGCACTGCGCGTGAAGTGTCATCGTGGGAGGCGCGTGAGGagcatttttttttactaatttacgaataaaaagttgccaagtggcattgagggccccaaaatttttttaataacaaattttctttttttttttaaacactaaAGGCCCCAAAAAGCATTAGAGGGCCCCATTTTTTTTTTTNNNNNNNNNNNNNNNNNNNNNNNNNNNNNNNNNNNNNNNNNNNNNNNNNNNNNNNNNNNNNNNNNNNNNNNNNNNNNNNNNNNNNNNNNNNNNNNNNNNNNNNNNNNNNNNNNNNNNNNNNNNNNNNNNNNNNNNNNNNNNNNNNNNNNNNNNNNNNNNNNNNNNNNNNNNNNNNNNNNNNNNNNNNNNNNNNNNNNNNNNNNNNNNNNNNNNNNNNNNNNNNNNNNNNNNNNNNNNNNNNNNNNNNNNNNNNNNNNNNNNNNNNNNNNNNNNNNNNNNNNNNNNNNNNNNNNNNNNNNNNNNNNNNNNNNNNNNNNNNNNNNNNNNNNNNNNNNNNNNNNNNNNNNNNNNNNNNNNNNNNNNNNNNNNNNNNNNNNNNNNNNNNNNNNNNNNNNNNNNNNNNNNNNNNNNNNNNNNNNNNNNNNNNNNNNNNNNNNNNNNNNNNNNNNNNNNNNNNNNNNNNNNNNNNNNNNNNNNNNNNNNNNNNNNNNNNNNNNNNNNNNNNNNNNNNNNNNNNNNNNNNNNNNNNNNNNNNNNNNNNNNNNNNNNNNNNNNNNNNNNNNNNNNNNNNNNNNNNNNNNNNNNNNNNNNNNNNNNNNNNNNNNNNNNNNNNNNNNNNNNNNNNNNNNNNNNNNNNNNNNNNNNNNNNNNNNNNNNNNNNNN of the Capsicum annuum cultivar UCD-10X-F1 chromosome 11, UCD10Xv1.1, whole genome shotgun sequence genome contains:
- the LOC107848484 gene encoding protein disulfide-isomerase 5-1 codes for the protein MKLYSLILLCCIFLLSSMYIGKAEVITLTGDTFNDKINEKDTAWFVKFCVPWCKHCKNLGTLWDDLGKTMEGEDEIEVGQVDCGTDKPVCNKVDIHSYPTFKLFYNGEEVAKYQGTRDIESLKNFALEEAEKAATKAEADDDKEL